The DNA window CTAGGTCATATAAGAATGACAGCTTGTTTGTGTTTCCTCTGCTCAGTCAGCTCAAGTAACTGAGATGGTGGCAGGTCTCAGGGCTCCAAATCCATCCTGAGTTCTGCTCAGTCTTTTTTCACTTGTCTCTTTTTGgtcaacttttaaaaaaagtgagaaatctGACACATGAAgtgtgaaatttaaaaaacaaggagTGCTCAGGTTGCAAGACCAAGGTCCTAAGGACTAGGAGGGGATCACAAAACCTTGTTGATAGTGCAATGTTGTATTAACTCTGTGTGATAAAACCATCAGAAAATATAATTACTCTCTCCTTTGAATATTAGTCTTTAATGTTGCTTTGCATGAATAGATGTCTGTTTAGTCTCTCGAGCCTCTGCCTCTGAGATGGGAAGCATGAGGTCAAGTGCAGTGAAATCCTATTGCAGGGAAGGCTCTGCTGCAACAGTATGCTCCTGAATTTCAGTTGGCACCCGTTGGAttaatttctgctcttttgatagctctttggggttttttaatttttttaaaggtaataaCACTTGCTTCTATGGGAAGTGCTACTACTGTCGGGAAACAGAACCAGCCTGTGCAGATGGGGACGTTATGGAGGGGTCAGTGACCCTGTGGCTACCAGATGTCTGGCCTCTTCAGAAGCATCGGCATCCATGGGGTAGGACTTACCGTGAAGGCAAACTTGCCAGGTATGAGAACATGATAGGATTATTCTTTATACATGATAATTTGTACTAGGATTACCCTTGCAATACAGTGGCTAATTAAGGAGCAAGTGTTCTCAAAACCTGGAGTTTTGCTGACAGCTTTCTTGTTATGACATTAGAAGTCAGGAATTCTAGGATGAGATTTAAATTAAAGtaagcaagaaagaaatctttgtTGTTTTCCGCAATGATACTAAGCTCTGTAGAAAACTACTTCTTGCCTGGAGCATAACTCTACCATACAATCACTCCAAGCTCTGAAAATCTTGGCCCTGGGCAAACCAAAACTCTTCTCTTGTGCTGCTAGACCTTCTTTTGACACTGTGCCTCTCTGTGGCCCACTAAAATATGGCAACCCCGTGCTGTTTTCTGCCAGACCTGATTTCATGGTCTTTGTAGTTTGTTGTAAAAAGTTGTGGAGCTGGTTTAGCTTATGTAGGTAGGCACCAAAAAGTTCTCTTTGCTTTGCATACCATCAGTATTTGGTGACTGTGCACAGCATCTAAAGAATGCTTTCAGAGAAGGACAAACATGGGATCTGGCAAGCTTGTACAATAGAGGTGACGTATCCAACTATTTGGGTTGGAGATGTGTTTGATATGACCAGAGCAGATGGTTTTGAGCTTAGTAAATTTTTCGAAGTCTCTGTCCTGGGCAGGTGAttagaaagatatttttagtcCTTGATCTAAAATATCCATTGATTTCCAATGATGTGATTGTTCTCAGAAGGAATATCATCCAAAGGCTTCACTGAATTGTTTTAGAGTATTAAATATACAGTTTGATTTTTTAAGCAGCAGATGTTATCTCCTTTTTAGCAGGTCAAAATGAGCTGTATTTTGTACACGGTAAATTGCAGTAATTAATCGACTTAATTTCTTggaggtgtttctttttttgagagGCTGTTTTTCATCATAACCTGCCTGCTTATACCGGAGTTTACCCTGATACCTATGCCGATTTgatatttgctgtattttaaacttACTTGCTCTTGCCTCATTCTGATGGGGTTGCATGGTTCTGTTGTTTAGCACCTTGTCATGTTGCTCTTTTCACTTTGAGAGTATCGGGAGAATTAAACATTCTAGATGTCATgctctcctttttctgtgtCTGGTAATTATGGAAAATAACTCCgtaggaatttttttcccaatctAGCTGCTTCTACTCTGTCCTGAGTTGACCTTTTGAACATAATTCATGTAATCACATTAGCGTACGTAATTTTTAATGGACGTGTAATAGATAAAATCCCTGACCTTCAAAGTCCTATGCTAATACAATATAAATGATCAGAAATAAATGTTGGAGAAAGGTCTATCTTGAAAGAgtgaatgaaaaatgagaagagaGAGCATAGTAGTCTGGAAAATTGTTGCAAGGAGATTAAGTACTGACCTAAAGTAAAATGCAGGAAAGGGAAACACGTGAGGGAGAGAGAGATGTAGAATAAAAGACATGTATCCAGTACAAGGAGGAGTGTGTTCTGAGACTTTTGCCTTGTGGGTTTGTGCTGTAGGTTAAATGTGAGTTGGACCTCAGtgcaaaagaaagagggagCTAGAGACAGCATTTGAGGAGTGTGTGTGGTGTGTTAACAAAAACACTGAGAAGATAAAATTTTGGCCACCCTGATTTGGATAACTGGAGGAAAGACCACGATATTGGGAGCTTAGGTTCCAGACCTCTAGAAGATGAGGTGGGGTATGTGACAGCTGTGCCAGTCTGATCTTCTCCCTGCTTTTATGACTTCCTGCATTTTTGAGCATGTCAGTGAGTCTCTAGCTTGTTTCGTCCATTTCTGACTCCAGTTCACAGATGGTTTAAGGCATTTCCAACTTAACTGCTATTTTGCGAAGGATTGTTTCAGATGTTACAAGGAAGATGTTACAGATGTACTTATTGTTTAGGTTGACAGATGGAAAGGATACACCAGAGATTTGGCTGTTTTTAGTGGTGGTGGTGAATAGCTTTGAAAACTGTAAATGTAAGAAAACGAGAAAATTTAAAATCCTAGTTTTGGAGAACTGAGACATGATATCTGTGTTATAAGGCCACGAGTACATGCCTAGGTTATATGTagaaggagagaagagggaagCTTGAAATCTTGCCGTTGGAGAAGAAGTTGAGAGGCTGTGAAAGGAAAGTGGGGAGAAAAGAGACAATTGTGAGCGAAGGAGAATGAACACATAAGAGGCCCTTTTCAGGACAGAAGAGGTCATTACTAACTGTCATGAGGTTATTtgcattagaaagaaaaaatgaagaggatCACTGGAAAGCAAGACTGATGGAAGCCAGTCACGGCTATGCATACAGACACAGTACTTGAAGTCCTTCACTAGGAAATTAAGGGAGGCGAGTCACAGTGGCAATCTTGCTGTGAGGCAGCCTGACCACTGCTGAATTCTGAGCAATGAGGAAGCAAACTCTGACCTTGTTTTCTGTAGGAAGATGACGTGTAACCTGGCACTGAAACTACAGCTTCTTCCATATACTTGGGTGTTAGTACaggatttacttttttaataaaacacttttgtctagctgtttcttctttgtatAGCCTTGACTGCTGTGCTCACTTTTTCTTTACGCACTCATAAGTGAATAAAGGGGCAGCAATAAATACCGTTGGTGTGCAGTGGTGATGTGCAAAGATTTGATTGTTGGTGTGCAAagatttgatttgttttctcttgatGGCCCACAGGTGGGAGTATGATGAAAGCTACTGTGATGCTGTGAAGAAGACTTCACCCTATGACTCGGGCCCCCGTCTCCTTGATATCATTGATACTGCCATATTTGACTATTTGATTGGGAATGCTGACCGGCATCACTATGAGAGTTTCCAGGATGATGAAGGAGCCAGCATGCTCATTCTCTTGGATAATGCCAAAAGGTAACAGAAATCCTGGTGGCCAGGCAGTGGGTGAGCACAAGGGTATACATTTATCTGCTCTGTatctctctgttttttctcactatttttttcattaatagcTTTTGTGCTAAAAATCCAAAGCTTTCCTTCTTATCAGAAATCACTCACCAAATATTAGGGCCCTTCAAAGGCCGTAGTGCTTACTCTGTGCTCTAGATACTGTGACTGCCTTGGGCAAAGTCTCACTCAAACTACAGAAATGCCTAAATTAGTACAGTatgaccttttttccccaagcaacTTTCAAAGGTTTGTTTGTATGTCTCCTCCTATCCCCAGAAAagcctcttccttttctgcttttaattaatgaaagattaaaaccttcagatttttttatgtACTAGTGAGTATTAGTGAGTGCCACAGTAAAAGTAGATCTTTTCAAAATGTGTCTCTGAGTAATTTGGCATTCCCTGCCTTCTGGATCTGTCTGCTCTGGCTTTAAAAGgttaaaagtttaaaattgaGATAAAACTGATACTGAGAGCAAAATAGGATGATGTCCTGAGTGTGGACGTTAACTATtatcaaagcaaaaatgaagcaTGTGGTAACTGAGAGAGGTTGATGAGAAGTCCTTCTTGAGGCCAGACTTTATTACTAAGCACATGTGTTTAAAATGTGAGTTGTTCTGTCTTTGCTATAGTTTTTGTATGTTGGCTGGTATAGTTTAAGATAAAAATCCTATTGAAGATATGGTCTTGTTTAATTATAACAATTTGCTCTACAATTTGCAGGCCCGGAAGTAAATTGTTTTCTTGAAAGCTTAAGTAAAGTTCTTTCAGCTCCTTTGAGATAAGGGATAGGGGGACTGTTtttttatagaatcacagaacatcTCAAGTTGtaagggacccacaaggatcgtCAATTCTAACTCCCTGCTCTTTGCAGAACTACccaaaactaaaccatatgactaagagcatcgTCCAGATGCTCCTTGGTGCcgtgaccacttccctggggagcttaTTCCAGTCTTAAAGCTACTGATAACAGAATTACTTGAGCAGAGTAATGCCAGACTCCTAGAGTAAGTTACCTTTATTGAAGGGCAAGTTCTTTGTTGAAAATGGTACTACGAGGGGCgtgaaactatttaaaaaaaaaaatttaaaagcacatGTTTAGGTGAGGCTTGAAATACTATGAAATCCTTTTGGCAGGCTTCCCTTAGAAAGTGTGATCATGAAATGTTAAAAGTTGATCACCGTGTTTTGTTGGACTGTTGACCTGAGCTTGGCCATCTAAACCAGCATGTGGCTGTTGTTTTGTTCATGCCCTGTCCAGCTGTGTCAGACAGGCCATGCTCCTGCTCTCTACGTCCAGAATACCAATTATTCCTTTCCCCTGCTTTGCAAGATGAGCTTAATTTCTAAACTCCTCTGAAATTTGTTTCTAAGGTGCCTTGGTGTGATAAAAAACTAGGTATGCTGGTGTTGCTTCCGTTTATCTGGTATGTTAGCTGATGCTGTTGAGAGTTATAGCTGCAATTGGACATGGCCTGCTTTTATTGTAATTTAAATGATTTGAGCCGTTGGAGCATGAAATTGCCtagtattgatttttttttttttttaattctttacaaATCTGTTGATGTTGAGAACAACATTAGGAGTTCAACTGGTTCACTTGGTTTTAATTTCGCTTTTCAGCTTTGGAAACCCTGCCCTGGATGAAAGAAGCATCTTGGCTCCTCTTTATCAGTGCTGCATGTAAGTGAAATGCAGGGATCTTGTTCACTTTTCATATGCAATTGCTGCCCTTAGGTGTGCAATGTAATTAAGTTTGAAGCCTTCTGGCAACCTGAAAATGTTCACTCAGGTACATcgcactttcttttttttggatACTATGTTCGTTTGATGCATTGTCACTGCTCAAGAAGCTGAGAAGTACATTTTTATTAAGGTAGTAAATCAGATGGTAGGCGGTTGGAAGTAGTCCCACCTCGAGGTCACTGGTTCAAGTCTATCCTTAGTCAGTATGACAGGTACTTTGCATCTGCAGCTGTCTGCTTCCAGCTTCTGCTGAATAGAAGTTCACATCACAGTTTGAGTTCTCCCTGACAGAAGCTAAGGACTTAACGTGTCTTGCAAATTTAACTACCTTTGTTTCCAAATATTCTGTCTAAACAAGATACAGCGCTGCTCAGGGTGCTTCTTTCAAAGTGAAGTTTGTAGGGTTTTTGCAggattttgtttctgctttggcCTTGTgagctgtgtttttgtttgttttgtttttagaggCTGTGACTTGTTGGTTTCTGATTTCTGTGGCCACTTTCTCACCAGGCCATTGCTACTTCTCATTAGCAAATAGATAAGAgtaccaggaagaaaaatactgttacaTCAGTTTCCTGCATTTGTTACTTCAAGATAACATTAACGCCTTTAAACTTTCCAAATTAAACATCTAGTTGAGAGTTCCTTGAGCTTGTCCTTGGAGGGTTCTGTCTCCCACATTCCTTGGGGCCTGTGAAACCTGGGAACATCGCAGAAGGCCTGAGCTCTCACCCCCTGCTAGTGCTAAGCAAGGCTGTATGCATGCCATAGCACACCTGGCCTACATTCTGCAAGATTCTTGCAGAATCCATATAGAGAACAActgaagtaaattattttcaaattctttaGTTTTCCTACATTGTTTTTAAACCCATTTTTGATTTCCTGTTTCATGAGGATCTTTAGGAGTCTTTTTCATCTAGATTCTCCCAAATGCAACCAGAAGAGAAGTTTACCTATGTAAGAGATGTGCCAGTTTCCCGCTTTTCACGTATCCTTTCTTTCTGATACCAGGTGAATGCCATATAAGTCATCATAGGTACAATTGGTTTAACTATAGTTTGTTACAGCAATGTTGCTGGTGTCTTTGGAGGCCATCACAAGTCAAGAGTTTAGACCAGTGGtgctaaaacacaaaaatttggGGAGAATCCCAAGAGACTTCACAGAACAGGGCAGTTTAGACGGGCTGATGTGAACAGGTTCAATGGCCAATGAACCAGAAAGATCATTGCTGTGTTCACTTTCTGTGGAAGTTCAGTCGACTAACTTGTGTCCTTTGTGATTAATTGTTGGTCAGGGATGCTCTTCCTGAGGTGATGTCAGTTTGTTTCTGAATTAACAGCCAaactgttaattttctttccttttcaaactgtCTGGGAAGCCTCAGGGCTGAAGAAGTTCCATGCTAGCAGTTGAAAGCGTTCCTGTGTAACGTAAGAATTATACCACATTAGATTCTTCCTTCTTCGCCTTTAGTTTCCAAGTTTCACTTAGATATTGCATATAATGCAGTTATACCTGGACCCCCCATGCCACAACCACTTCTGTAATAAGActcatttctgtttaaataaaatcatgATGTGTAGGGAAACAGACAGGCATCGGCGACCAGAAGATCACGcgctgtgacggaaagatagactcctccccataggagtggcaggaacaggaagcacaagagctatataagcgtgtgacgcagttaaataaacggacattttgcatccatcatattgatgtctgtgcatcactgtccccagggtgggtagagccctgtgtcccggagatgtgcggcccaagataagttctcccacagaagtgTACAGCAACAATGATGTAACAGGCTCCCTCAAGAGGTTGGCTTTTGGTATTGCTGATGGGACTTTAGCTGGACAGTGGTATGATgatgtctttgtttctttcttctgcagcgTCCGGGTTTCTACCTGGAACAGACTCAATTACCTGAAGAATGGAGTGCTGAAGTCTGCCTTAAAAACTGCAATGTCGCATGACCCCATCTCACCAGTGCTTTCTGACCCTCATCTGGATGCCCTAGACCAGCGGCTTCTCAGCATTCTGGCTACAGTGAAGCAATGCACGGACCAGTTTGGGCCAGATGTTGTGCTGGTGGAAGACAGGATGACACTGTCTCATTTGTAATTATAATGGAACACAGATGAaactccttttttaaaaacaaacaaacaaaaaagtgataGAAAAACAGCACAATCAGTTTGGAAGGGCTGTGGCCAAGATGGACTGAAATGAACAGGAAAGCTTCCGAGCCAGAGAAACAGAGGTGACGCTGGCTTTTACCTTGGGCTGACAGCAGTGAGAGATGGGAAGTTGGAGCTTTGGACGGCTCAGTACCCGTAGTCGCATCTTGGCCATTGTGGTGTGTCCATTGCCGGCAGTGGACATTGCACTGGATAACAATGGCTCTTGGTGTTGGTGGAAGCGCGTGGAATACAGACACTAATTTGTGGACTGAATCTAGAGGGGACAAATGGAGATGAACAGTACAATCCtctccccttctcttccccacgTATACTCTTGGGAGTTTTTGTCTGATTCAGGGTTGTACATAATCAGCTGTGAGCTGGTTAGGCATTTTACTGCTTCTTTAGAGAAAGAGGAAGTggtgaataaaataattattagacTGAAGAGTTGTGCCACCCCCCCGGGGGTGGGATGTTCTTCTGAATGCCATTAGGGATGGGAGAGGGGACCTCTGCtgctcagttgtcctttcctCGATAAAAAGCTGGGAGCAGGGTTTGCCTCATATGATAATGCTTCAGTGTTTTTGCTGAAGCCCTATCGATTTATCCACAGGGTTGGAGATTTAGGGGAGGTCAGGGTGGTTATACAGCACTTGGTAGTTAAGGGGTTAAAGTTTCCATGTGTCCTGTCACTGTTTTGCATTTATAAGGAATCTGACAAGGTCTGAGTAGAGGAAATATCCTTGCAGTCTTCTGTCCATATTAACCAAATTGTCATTGTAGCCGAGGAGGGGGACAGAATCTGTCCTTGGAAGCAGGTTCCGTTTAGCGAGGGCACACTGCTTACTGTATGTCCTGCTGAATGTGGGGAATCTGGGCGTGTTGCACTGGCAAAAGTGAGGTGTATTGCTGGACTTCCCCAGCAACCAACAGCCGTGGGCAAGGCCCCAAAGAGTAGAGAGAACCCTGAGCTGTGGTCTTTCCTCATCCTCTCATATGGAGGGAGCTTCTTGCTGCTCAATGTTGTAATTacagctcagtgctgctgttttgtGGAACACCAGCAGTTTTTCAGTCCCACTGTCTCCCTGGGCTGGCTTGTGGCTGAGCTCTGAGCACTTCCAGTAAGTTTTCCgccttccccagctgcttccTGCAACAACCCCCACTGTAATGTTctgacattggggatggggtgCTCACTCCTAATGGTTTTGCTGTAGATGGGGTGAGTCGGTGCAAGCGAGCTTTTCAGGGCAGACTTGTAGCACTCATCTTGTGCTAGTCCTGTCGTCCTTCAGCACTGCATCAGCCTGCACTGTGGGTGAGCTTGCGGCCCTAAAACTTGTCACACTTGTGGTAGGTCTGCATCTGTGTCTCCAGAAGGGAAACAGCTTTGTCATTACATTTCCAAATTTAACAGGTTTGCATCaatttttcagttcagacaGCGTGGTCCTTAGAAGTAAGGTAAGAGTTCACTTCCCAAAGTGACTGCGTATTATTGAACTTGTGAGCAGCAAAATGTCAGTTTAAGACCTATTCCTTGATTTGTGTCTCAAAATCTTTCTAGCTCTGCAGTAGTGTGGCAGGCAGATAAAAAGCTGTTTCCTACTCTTGCACCTGCTGCCGTACCTGATCAAAGAGGTGATTAGTGagagagtttatttttaaaatgtagttttattttgtcattGCCTGAGCAGAGTATCTTGAAAGTAGAATACAACTGTTTACctggaatttaattttatgtcCTTCTAGATCTCTTGGCCACATCACAGTCCCGCCGCACAGTCAGGATGGGATGTGGAGTTATTTATTGGTGTTACTAATCAGGACTGTAACACACAGCCAGCTTTTAGGACACTGGTGTTAAGCTAGTGCCTGTTTATTGCTGTACTTGGTAATACAACACATGCTTCAGAAGCCAGGGTGCTTTGGTGAGTTTAACCCACAGCGAGGATTGTGCCTTGCAGGTTCTTTTAGGGCAGAAGCGAGTGTGCTTGGGTGACGGTGAGCGtgggcaggagccaggcagggatggCCCTGCTCCCTCGCTGGCTGAGCTGGCCTGTTGCTTGGCTCGCTGTCAGGTTTCGGTGCTTGAGTGAGACAGTGTTGGGAGGTACCCTGGGCAACAGTTAGGTGGGTAGCGAACGCTTTTATTCTAAAGCAGAATAGATTCATACTGAGGCATTTTGGCATAAACCGTTTCCCAGGAAATTGAAAGTGATTTATGCAAAGGGGAGACAGTGAAGCAAATGGTAGTGGTCTGCAGCAATTTCAAAAGCATGTTCTTCTCTTTGAGCTTAATCATGAGCACTTAATATTTTGGGAAGGATCTACCTAAATTTGAAGTTTTGATTTATATTTGTTCGCTCCTGATAATTTAGATTGGATTTAATAATGGATtccaaaaaaagtctttctgtcCTTATGAAATTAGTGTTCAGGGCTTATGTATTGCTTGTTCCTGGGGCTCTAAGCTGAAGCTTTTGCCATAAGGTGGAACCTGGGGTAAGTATTTCCCCGGTATGAATGTCAAAGATTTAAAAGTACTGTATTGGTTTAATTGTAAACAAAGGGTGTGAAGTCCAGCATCATCATTAGGAGGAAGCAAGAAatggtggtggttttttcttcttttttttttttttgtcacgTTGACACTTCTGGTCACTGTAAATGCCACTGGAGCTTGgtgttctgcagcaggaaagaagaataaattCCTGTTTTACCCAAAATCAGGAAGATCTGATTTTGGCCTTGTGATTATCTCTGGCGTTTTGGCAGTGATTGTTTTGCCTGAATACAGAACCCTGAGAAATTTCAAATTGTAGCCATTGCAAAGGAGATTAAGAAGCAGCACCCACATGCAAACAGGGTCAGcttgaatttctgaaaaatagcaTCATTTGTGAGGCAGGTGCTGTGCTCTGTCGATGAGGTTTTCATGACACCTTCTAATTCTTGTTCACCGTGCACACTGTAATTCGCTGGCTCCAGATGTTACAAAATGGTTGTGTTGTGGATACTAGTAATATCAGAGTGCTTGAAGCACAGAAATCAAGaactaattaaaaaagagaGCATCATCAGCCATCTGCTATTTATCTCCTCCATCCTAAGTCAGCAGTTGGGCTGGAGGAGCCACTGAAGTCAGCTCCTCTTCCAGCAGCTAATGAACTGGAGCGTGTCATGCCAAACAAACTTCAACtgaaaaatactaatttattAAGAAGGTAATTTATTTGCTGTGGCAGCTGGAGCAAGGTGCTTGAAACAGGCACCCCTCCTGGAGCTGTCAGAGGATTGcccctgggagcagctgcaCAAATGGAGGTTGctaataagaaaacagaatgcaaTCATGACTTTCTACTTGTATCCCCCAGGGTCAGATTCCACATAAAGCGACATTGTGTGaataaagattttaataaaGCAACATTGATGGATTGTTTAAGTCTTTCTTCCCCGTCTGTCTCTCTTGTTCCAACATGTGGTGGGCTGAATGTTTAGTGTGTTTTGCTACTGATGTTTCACGGTTATTTCTTCACTAACAGTTATCAACAGCATTTATTCCAGTCACGTATTTCCAAGAATGGGGCCAAATGTGCAGGTTGTTTGCCAGAGCCTTGTTGGTAAGGAAGGATGTGTTTCAAGAAGTGTCCCGAAGTGATACAAAAGAACAACGCGCCTAGTTTTAAGTGGTCTTCAGTCAGCTTTTGAAAGCGCATCCCAAGGCCCAGCATCCGCCAAGCACCGAGGCTGATTCCTCCGTTGTGTCCCGTTAGGTTGGCTGTGTTACAGGGAGCAGGGGATAGGTAATGAGCTGGCGAGAGATGTATGTAGAGCTGGCAGGTGTCGATGGCTGGCCTTTCTAGGCTTTCACTGAAGCCCTTTTATGAGACTGGGCAAGTAAACAGCCATCAAAATCTGTTTCCACAGAGCATGGGGATTTAATCTGCTTCTGTCGGAGCTTGTTCTCTTAATAACACACTGCAGTGAGGTTTTTCAGAGGTAGGAGGTGATGCTTACAGTTCTGAATGCCAGGCGTCTGGAAGCCAAGGAAGCCACTGAGAGCTGCTGCCAACCCCCATGCG is part of the Phalacrocorax carbo chromosome 6, bPhaCar2.1, whole genome shotgun sequence genome and encodes:
- the FAM20B gene encoding glycosaminoglycan xylosylkinase, which translates into the protein MKLKQRVVLLAILLVIFIFTKVFLIDNLDTSAANREDQRAFHRMMASLHVELDPRLDHTLQSPWEIAAQWVVPREVYPEETPELGAVMHAMTTKKIVKADVGYKGTQLKALLILEGGQKVVFKPKRYARDYVVEGEPYAGYDRHNAEVAAFHLDRILGFRRAPLVVGRFVNLRTEIKPVATEQLLGTFMTVGNNTCFYGKCYYCRETEPACADGDVMEGSVTLWLPDVWPLQKHRHPWGRTYREGKLARWEYDESYCDAVKKTSPYDSGPRLLDIIDTAIFDYLIGNADRHHYESFQDDEGASMLILLDNAKSFGNPALDERSILAPLYQCCIVRVSTWNRLNYLKNGVLKSALKTAMSHDPISPVLSDPHLDALDQRLLSILATVKQCTDQFGPDVVLVEDRMTLSHL